The stretch of DNA ATTTTCATCATTGAGTATGGGTGGAACACTGGGTGATTGCTCTAGCTTTTCTCTCTCCGCGTCTAGTTCATCTTCACTGTATGCCATCATCATATCGGCACAGATAACATGAGGGATTTTTTCAATCTTTTTCATTTTTGACATCTCTTCATCGAGATTTTCGCCCTCGATGGTCACAACAATT from Sulfurospirillum oryzae encodes:
- a CDS encoding chaperone NapD, with protein sequence MNISSIVIQTKPEYVEEIIATCEANDFCDYHFHDIEKGKIVVTIEGENLDEEMSKMKKIEKIPHVICADMMMAYSEDELDAEREKLEQSPSVPPILNDENVALKDIVYKGDLKKKIH